A genomic region of Blattabacterium cuenoti contains the following coding sequences:
- the murI gene encoding glutamate racemase has product MKISSLSPIGILDSGIGGLLIAKEMKIQMPNEYFIYFGDTKNMPYGEKSKDFIVKNSIKIASFLYKKNCKALVIACNSIASNALDFIQKKFYKKMLIFNVIDPVVKSTIFLSYKKIGIIATPATIHSNFYPKKIKKYYRHLDVIQISAPLLAPIIENGWKMRKINPIIKNYLNHLKSIDAILLACTHYLFLKKEIEDFYHGKVHLIDIQKIVVKEIKEKLNEKELLCLHTPYTWNRFPIFYTSNSIPFFFEKKVRILFGEKVFFKTHIFNFA; this is encoded by the coding sequence ATGAAAATAAGTTCATTATCTCCAATAGGAATATTGGATTCTGGAATCGGCGGACTTCTTATCGCTAAAGAAATGAAAATACAGATGCCCAATGAGTATTTTATTTATTTTGGTGATACAAAAAATATGCCTTACGGGGAAAAATCTAAAGATTTTATTGTTAAAAATTCTATAAAAATTGCTTCGTTTCTTTATAAAAAAAATTGTAAAGCTTTAGTTATAGCATGCAATTCTATCGCATCTAATGCTTTAGATTTTATCCAAAAAAAATTTTATAAAAAAATGTTAATATTCAATGTCATCGATCCTGTAGTAAAAAGTACAATTTTTCTTTCCTATAAAAAAATAGGAATTATCGCTACACCTGCTACTATACATTCAAACTTTTATCCAAAAAAAATAAAAAAATACTATCGTCATTTAGATGTCATTCAAATATCTGCTCCTTTATTAGCTCCCATTATAGAAAATGGTTGGAAAATGAGAAAAATAAATCCTATTATAAAAAATTATTTAAATCATTTAAAATCAATAGATGCAATATTATTGGCTTGTACTCATTATCTATTCTTAAAAAAAGAAATAGAAGATTTTTATCATGGGAAAGTTCATTTAATTGATATACAAAAAATAGTAGTGAAAGAAATAAAAGAAAAATTAAATGAAAAAGAATTATTATGTTTACATACTCCCTACACCTGGAATAGATTTCCTATTTTTTATACGTCTAATTCTATTCCCTTTTTTTTTGAAAAAAAAGTACGAATTCTTTTTGGTGAAAAAGTATTTTTTAAAACGCATATTTTTAATTTTGCCTAA
- the rpsT gene encoding 30S ribosomal protein S20 — protein MANHLSSLKKIRQNHIKRLRNKYVYKSTKTAIKKLLTDKNKKQYSIVISMIDKLAKKNIIHVNKAARLKKKLSQKLSLIS, from the coding sequence ATGGCAAATCATTTATCTTCTTTAAAAAAAATAAGACAAAATCATATTAAACGTTTACGTAACAAATACGTATATAAAAGTACTAAGACAGCTATAAAAAAATTATTAACAGATAAAAATAAAAAACAATATTCTATTGTTATTTCTATGATAGATAAGTTAGCAAAAAAAAATATTATACATGTTAATAAAGCTGCTAGATTAAAGAAAAAATTGAGTCAAAAATTATCTCTCATCTCTTAA
- a CDS encoding 3-phosphoshikimate 1-carboxyvinyltransferase, whose protein sequence is MSSYIKIYKNRSSLYGTVSITGSKSISNRLLILKALYKDDIHIENLSNCEDTEVLKNSLLSTSNMLDIHHAGTAMRFLISYFSIQEGKKVILTGSDRMKERPISILVEALRGLGSKIDYLEKEGFPPIQIFGKKILGGEINMNAKISSQYISSLMLIASQLKMGLKIFLKGNITSLPYIKMTFDLLTLAGIKADWKKRNIHIYPVKNKGKKCFYVESDWSSASYYYSMATIANKSHIILRSYSNDSLQGDKKISYIYDKYFGISTIFDKNIIILKKKLNFLYPKFIELDLNKTPDLAQTIVITCAAIGIKCSFKGLETLKIKETDRLKALKEELLKFGVITKITDSCLEITDFYKKKIDSFIRIKTYQDHRMAMSFTPFGLCSDFIQIENPNVVEKSYPNFWKDLESLGFLMNYYEK, encoded by the coding sequence ATGTCTTCTTACATTAAGATTTATAAAAATAGGAGTTCCTTATATGGGACTGTATCTATAACGGGATCTAAAAGTATATCTAACCGTCTTTTAATTTTAAAAGCTCTTTATAAAGATGATATTCATATTGAAAATCTTTCTAATTGTGAAGATACAGAAGTATTAAAAAACAGTTTACTAAGTACTTCTAATATGTTAGATATTCATCATGCTGGAACAGCTATGCGTTTTTTAATTTCTTATTTTTCTATACAAGAAGGAAAAAAAGTAATATTAACAGGATCAGATAGAATGAAAGAAAGACCTATTTCTATACTTGTAGAAGCTCTAAGAGGGCTAGGGTCTAAAATTGATTATTTAGAAAAAGAAGGATTTCCTCCAATACAAATTTTTGGTAAAAAAATATTAGGAGGAGAAATAAATATGAATGCAAAAATTAGTAGTCAGTATATAAGTTCTCTTATGTTAATAGCTAGTCAATTGAAAATGGGTTTAAAAATTTTTCTAAAAGGAAACATTACATCTCTTCCCTATATAAAAATGACTTTTGATTTACTGACTCTAGCTGGAATCAAAGCTGATTGGAAAAAAAGAAATATCCATATTTATCCAGTTAAGAATAAGGGGAAAAAATGTTTTTATGTTGAATCAGATTGGAGCTCTGCTTCTTACTATTATTCTATGGCTACTATTGCAAATAAAAGTCATATTATTTTACGTTCATATAGCAATGATAGTTTACAAGGTGATAAAAAAATTTCTTATATATATGATAAATATTTTGGAATCTCTACCATTTTTGATAAAAATATCATAATATTAAAGAAAAAATTGAATTTTTTATACCCAAAATTTATTGAATTAGATTTAAATAAAACACCAGATCTTGCTCAAACTATAGTTATTACTTGTGCGGCTATTGGCATAAAATGTAGTTTTAAAGGATTAGAAACATTGAAAATTAAAGAAACAGATAGATTGAAAGCATTAAAAGAAGAGCTTTTAAAATTTGGAGTGATCACAAAAATTACGGATTCTTGTTTAGAAATAACAGATTTTTATAAAAAAAAAATTGATTCTTTTATTAGAATTAAAACTTATCAAGATCATAGAATGGCAATGTCTTTTACTCCATTTGGATTATGTTCAGATTTTATTCAAATAGAAAATCCAAACGTAGTAGAAAAATCATATCCTAATTTTTGGAAGGACTTAGAGTCTTTAGGTTTTTTAATGAATTATTATGAAAAATAA
- a CDS encoding nucleotide pyrophosphohydrolase, with the protein MKIKSLQNLVHNWIVNHGIRYFDVLTNTILLSEEVGEVSRIIARNYGEQSKKKNCKKDEDLGEELSDVLFIIVCLANQTGIDLEKSFYRKLKKKEIRDHDRHHQNKKLK; encoded by the coding sequence TTGAAAATAAAAAGTTTACAAAACTTAGTTCATAATTGGATAGTCAATCATGGAATTCGTTATTTTGATGTGTTAACTAACACAATTCTTTTATCTGAAGAAGTAGGTGAAGTTTCTAGGATTATTGCTAGAAATTATGGAGAACAATCGAAAAAAAAAAATTGTAAAAAAGATGAAGATCTTGGAGAAGAATTATCAGATGTATTATTTATTATAGTTTGTCTAGCAAATCAGACTGGAATTGATTTGGAAAAATCCTTTTATAGAAAATTAAAAAAAAAGGAAATTAGAGATCATGATAGACATCATCAAAATAAAAAATTAAAATAA
- a CDS encoding transketolase family protein, which produces MKQYENKGLKETRAGFGEALTFLGSTNHKVVALCADLTTSLFMDKFSKEFPERFFQIGIAEANMIGIAAGLSIGEYIPFAGTFANFATSRVYDQIRQSIAYSYKNVKICASHSGLTLGEDGATHQSLEDIGMMKMLPGMTVINTCDYNQTYAATLAISNYLGPVYLRFGRPAVANFTDKNKTFEIGKALVLTEGKDVTIISTGHLVWESLEASRILYEKKGIECEVINIHTIKPLDNNTILKSINKTKCIVTAEEHNYWGGLGESIARVLTTHNKQQSVIQSLVAVNDTFGESGKPMELLKKYNINRDSIINHVQFVLNNKNKR; this is translated from the coding sequence ATGAAACAATATGAAAATAAAGGGCTAAAAGAAACTAGAGCAGGCTTTGGGGAAGCTTTAACTTTTTTGGGGAGTACAAATCATAAAGTGGTAGCATTATGTGCCGATCTTACAACATCTTTATTTATGGATAAGTTTTCTAAAGAATTTCCTGAAAGATTTTTCCAAATAGGAATAGCAGAAGCTAATATGATAGGTATAGCAGCTGGATTGAGCATTGGAGAATACATTCCATTTGCTGGAACATTTGCTAATTTTGCGACATCTCGTGTTTACGATCAAATACGTCAATCTATTGCATATTCTTACAAAAATGTTAAAATATGTGCTTCTCATTCTGGATTAACTCTAGGAGAAGATGGAGCAACACATCAAAGTTTGGAAGATATAGGAATGATGAAAATGTTACCCGGAATGACCGTGATTAATACTTGTGATTATAATCAGACTTATGCAGCTACTTTAGCTATATCGAATTACTTAGGGCCAGTATATTTACGTTTTGGTCGTCCTGCTGTAGCTAATTTTACAGATAAAAATAAGACATTTGAAATAGGAAAAGCATTAGTATTAACGGAGGGGAAAGATGTTACTATTATTAGTACAGGCCATTTGGTATGGGAATCTTTAGAAGCCTCTAGAATTTTATACGAAAAAAAAGGTATAGAATGTGAAGTCATTAATATTCACACAATTAAGCCATTAGATAACAATACTATTTTAAAGTCTATTAATAAAACAAAATGTATTGTTACTGCAGAAGAACACAATTATTGGGGTGGGTTAGGAGAAAGTATTGCTAGAGTATTGACTACTCATAATAAACAACAGTCTGTTATTCAAAGTTTAGTAGCTGTTAACGATACTTTTGGAGAAAGTGGAAAACCTATGGAACTTTTAAAAAAATATAATATTAATCGTGATTCTATTATAAATCATGTACAATTTGTTTTGAATAATAAAAATAAACGATAA
- a CDS encoding transketolase translates to MNVRYLNDLCIQVRRDILRMVNDAKSGHPGGSLGCTEYFVALYQKIMHYNSKKFYMNGKGEDLFFLSNGHISPVYYSILARSGFFSIKELSTFRKLHSRLQGHPTAHEGLPGIRISSGSLGQGMSVSIGAALSKKLSKEYSSIIYSLHGDGELNEGQIWEAVLYAGSRKIDNYIATIDYNGQQIDGTTDEVLPLGNLKKKFESFDWKVIEELEGNNIEKVIHILKKAKNETRKGKPVLIILYTKMGYGVDFMVGNNAWHGKAPNEDELKKALEQLPETPLGDYPI, encoded by the coding sequence ATGAATGTACGTTATTTAAACGATTTGTGTATTCAAGTAAGAAGAGATATTTTACGGATGGTAAATGACGCTAAATCTGGACATCCTGGTGGATCTTTGGGATGTACAGAATATTTTGTTGCTTTATATCAAAAAATCATGCATTATAATTCTAAAAAATTTTATATGAATGGGAAAGGGGAAGATCTTTTTTTCTTATCTAATGGACATATATCTCCTGTTTATTATAGTATATTAGCTCGTTCTGGCTTTTTTTCAATTAAAGAATTATCTACTTTTAGGAAGTTACATTCTCGTTTACAAGGACATCCAACTGCACATGAAGGACTCCCAGGAATACGAATTTCTTCTGGCTCTTTAGGACAAGGTATGTCAGTATCCATTGGTGCGGCTTTATCAAAAAAACTTAGTAAAGAATATAGTAGTATTATTTACAGTTTACATGGAGATGGAGAATTAAATGAAGGACAAATTTGGGAAGCAGTTTTATATGCAGGTTCTAGAAAAATTGATAATTATATAGCTACTATAGATTATAATGGACAACAAATAGATGGAACTACAGATGAAGTATTACCTCTAGGAAATTTAAAAAAAAAATTTGAGTCATTCGATTGGAAAGTTATAGAAGAATTAGAAGGAAATAATATTGAAAAAGTAATTCATATTTTAAAAAAAGCCAAGAATGAAACTAGAAAAGGAAAACCTGTTTTAATCATATTATATACAAAAATGGGGTACGGTGTAGATTTTATGGTTGGAAATAATGCATGGCATGGAAAGGCCCCTAATGAAGATGAATTAAAAAAAGCTTTAGAGCAACTTCCTGAAACTCCTTTAGGAGACTATCCAATATAA
- the smpB gene encoding SsrA-binding protein SmpB: MSILINRKARFKYHFLEYYIAGIQLFGTEVKSIRENKANIMDSFCQIKNGELYSINMYVAEYKFGTTWNHSSRRERKLLLKKQELIKLYKKLKNSGLTLIPIELFFNDKGYIKMRIVLAKGKKIYDKREALRKKDFFREIKQSFKFKNRV; the protein is encoded by the coding sequence ATGAGCATTCTAATAAATAGAAAAGCAAGATTTAAATATCATTTTTTAGAATATTATATCGCTGGTATACAATTGTTTGGAACAGAAGTTAAATCAATAAGAGAAAATAAGGCCAATATCATGGATAGTTTTTGTCAAATAAAAAATGGAGAATTATATTCTATCAATATGTATGTGGCTGAATATAAATTTGGAACTACTTGGAATCATTCAAGTAGAAGAGAAAGAAAATTGTTATTGAAAAAACAAGAATTAATAAAATTATATAAAAAATTAAAAAATTCTGGTTTAACTTTAATTCCCATAGAATTATTTTTTAATGATAAAGGATACATAAAAATGAGAATAGTTTTGGCTAAAGGGAAAAAAATATATGATAAACGTGAAGCTTTGCGCAAAAAAGATTTTTTTAGAGAAATCAAACAATCTTTCAAATTTAAAAATCGTGTTTAA
- a CDS encoding OmpA family protein — protein MKNVNFFIVALFAFFSSVFSQDSKEKWFIRIGAHDINYYPIRSPFKDFFMKKNNNFNPVISSIELEHNIKKHIGLYLDASLGMVDNPRWKVGNSFFMKFSHGVHLYILPHYKFDPYLRLGGGYHKYNNYLNKELRISETQYFKTNKKNFFLLDGGLGLNLWLVSNFGINLQSTYNHVFAKQSNDFLNFWKHNVGLIFRFGNLKINHDHTKIVAETDQDNSFVPVEKEEEKKNKICCKEDSDDDGILDKEDLCPNQFGFRKFKGCPDTDLDNIPDYEDKCPNKFGKKENKGCPDVVFSPILFYLSKYSLSPHYLRIINEIAEIMINSLPDYKFYINGYTDSHGKSHFNKILSIKRANSVFEALVSRGVDPSRIEVRGLGIEKKKGRRVEIIIRKS, from the coding sequence ATGAAAAACGTCAATTTTTTTATTGTTGCTTTATTTGCTTTCTTTTCGTCTGTCTTTTCCCAAGATTCGAAAGAAAAATGGTTTATTCGGATAGGAGCACATGATATTAATTATTATCCTATAAGGTCGCCTTTTAAAGATTTTTTTATGAAAAAAAATAATAATTTTAATCCCGTTATTTCTAGTATAGAACTAGAACATAATATAAAAAAACATATAGGGTTGTATTTAGATGCTTCATTAGGAATGGTAGATAATCCAAGATGGAAAGTGGGAAATAGTTTTTTTATGAAATTTAGTCATGGGGTTCATTTATATATTTTACCTCATTACAAGTTTGATCCTTATTTAAGATTAGGAGGTGGTTATCATAAGTATAATAATTATCTTAACAAAGAGTTGAGAATTTCAGAGACCCAATATTTTAAAACGAATAAAAAGAACTTTTTTCTATTAGATGGAGGTTTAGGTTTAAATTTATGGTTGGTTTCTAATTTTGGAATTAATTTACAAAGCACTTATAATCATGTGTTTGCTAAACAATCCAATGATTTTTTAAATTTTTGGAAACATAATGTAGGATTAATATTTCGTTTTGGAAATTTAAAAATCAATCATGATCATACCAAAATTGTAGCAGAAACAGATCAAGATAATTCTTTTGTTCCTGTTGAAAAAGAAGAAGAAAAAAAAAATAAAATTTGTTGTAAAGAAGACTCAGATGATGATGGAATTTTAGATAAGGAAGATTTATGCCCAAATCAATTTGGATTTAGGAAATTTAAGGGGTGTCCTGATACAGATTTAGATAATATTCCAGATTATGAAGATAAATGTCCTAATAAATTTGGAAAAAAAGAAAATAAAGGATGTCCTGATGTAGTTTTTAGTCCAATTTTATTTTATTTGAGTAAATATTCATTATCTCCTCATTATTTAAGGATTATTAATGAAATTGCTGAAATCATGATAAATAGTCTTCCGGATTATAAATTTTATATAAATGGATACACAGATTCTCATGGAAAATCCCATTTTAATAAAATTTTATCTATAAAAAGAGCAAATTCCGTATTTGAAGCTTTAGTTTCTAGAGGTGTTGATCCTTCTAGGATAGAAGTGAGAGGATTAGGAATAGAAAAGAAAAAAGGACGACGTGTTGAAATCATAATACGAAAGTCATAA
- the tatC gene encoding twin-arginine translocase subunit TatC: MKENKMPFWKHIEELRKHIIHCFCAIIIAMIVLMNNKNIIFDRIIFGPAKTDFITYRIFYKLANSFLGEHFKSVSFLSKNLEIQNRQIFGQFNIYVWTCFIGGVILSFPYLFYEFWKFIKPALSEKEKKNTLCILIMVTFLFLSGIFFGYFILCPFLIHFGHSFIISNVPKNIFDLSDYIYLIVHSVFSMGLIFLFPFFIFFLTKMGLISYIFLKKYRKHAFLIMLVIASAITPGDILSTIIVLIPIFILYQVSIYISFHTHNNPTKK; this comes from the coding sequence ATGAAGGAAAATAAAATGCCGTTTTGGAAACATATTGAGGAATTAAGAAAACATATAATTCATTGTTTTTGCGCAATAATCATTGCAATGATTGTTTTAATGAATAATAAAAATATAATATTTGATCGTATTATTTTTGGCCCAGCAAAAACAGATTTCATTACTTACCGTATATTTTATAAATTAGCTAATTCCTTTTTAGGGGAACATTTTAAATCCGTTTCTTTTTTATCTAAAAATTTAGAGATACAGAATAGACAAATATTTGGACAATTTAATATTTATGTATGGACTTGCTTCATAGGAGGAGTTATCTTATCTTTTCCTTATCTTTTTTATGAATTTTGGAAATTTATAAAACCAGCTCTTTCGGAGAAAGAAAAAAAAAATACTCTATGTATACTGATTATGGTTACTTTTTTATTTTTATCAGGAATTTTTTTCGGTTATTTTATATTATGTCCATTTTTGATTCATTTTGGACATTCTTTTATAATAAGTAATGTACCAAAAAACATATTTGATTTATCAGATTATATTTATTTAATTGTACATTCAGTGTTTTCTATGGGTCTTATTTTTTTATTTCCATTTTTTATATTTTTTCTTACTAAAATGGGATTAATATCTTATATTTTTTTAAAAAAATACAGAAAACATGCTTTTTTGATTATGTTAGTTATAGCTTCTGCTATAACACCTGGAGATATTTTAAGTACAATTATAGTATTGATTCCTATTTTCATACTTTATCAAGTAAGTATATATATTTCTTTTCATACACATAACAATCCAACCAAAAAATAA
- a CDS encoding redox-regulated ATPase YchF, whose protein sequence is MKCGIIGLPNTGKSTFFNLISNSKALSKNFPFCTIEPNYGITKVPDERLYKLKTIINPMKIIPSEIKIVDIAGLIKGSHRGEGLGNKFLSHIREINVIIHMIRFFHEINIIHVEGSINPIRDKEIIDTELQLKDLETIEKRLEKVTKKNKTNKYTDILKKIFSFLRKGKNIRMYPFKYDEKEHIKDLQLLTIKPVIYVCNIDDKLNPKTNLYIEKMKKIVETENSTLITLSLKKNNLGIDQVLKNTYKLLNLQSFFTVGKQEIRSWSIPNPCTAYEASSVIHTDFKKKFIKAKVIHYDDFIKYESEENVKKAGKVLLAGKNYFIKDGDIVDFRLNQ, encoded by the coding sequence ATGAAATGTGGAATTATAGGTCTCCCAAATACAGGAAAATCAACATTTTTTAATCTAATTTCTAATTCTAAAGCTTTATCAAAAAATTTTCCTTTTTGTACTATAGAACCTAATTATGGAATTACAAAAGTTCCAGATGAGAGACTGTATAAACTAAAAACAATCATTAATCCGATGAAAATAATTCCATCTGAAATAAAAATAGTAGATATAGCTGGATTAATTAAAGGATCCCATAGAGGAGAAGGTTTAGGAAATAAATTTTTATCTCATATTCGTGAAATCAATGTAATTATACACATGATACGTTTCTTTCATGAGATAAATATTATTCATGTAGAAGGAAGTATAAATCCTATTAGAGATAAAGAAATTATTGATACGGAATTACAATTAAAAGATTTAGAAACGATAGAAAAAAGATTAGAAAAAGTAACTAAAAAAAATAAAACCAATAAATATACAGATATACTGAAAAAAATTTTTTCTTTTTTAAGAAAAGGGAAAAATATTAGAATGTATCCATTTAAATATGATGAAAAAGAACATATAAAAGATTTACAGTTACTAACTATTAAACCTGTTATTTATGTCTGTAACATAGATGATAAGTTGAATCCTAAAACTAATTTATATATAGAAAAAATGAAAAAAATAGTAGAAACAGAAAATTCTACTTTAATAACTTTATCATTGAAAAAAAATAATCTAGGAATAGATCAAGTACTTAAAAACACTTATAAATTATTAAACTTACAAAGTTTTTTTACGGTAGGAAAACAAGAAATTCGATCTTGGTCAATTCCAAACCCATGCACTGCTTATGAAGCATCTTCAGTTATTCATACAGATTTTAAAAAAAAATTTATTAAAGCAAAAGTTATTCATTATGATGATTTTATAAAATATGAATCTGAAGAAAATGTAAAAAAAGCAGGAAAAGTATTATTAGCAGGAAAAAATTATTTTATTAAAGATGGAGATATTGTTGACTTTCGGTTAAATCAATGA
- a CDS encoding zinc-binding metallopeptidase family protein encodes MNNYLYSINSDSIKFLEKYLNEFSPTGDESEGQKIWINHISSYVEKIQTDLYGTAVGIINPNSPYKLIIEAHVDEISWCVNYITEEGIIYVSRNGGSDHQIAPSKIVIIHTEKGLVHGVFGWPAIHTRKSSEEKSPNIDNIFVDIGVSNKAEAMNMGVHVGCIITYPDKFFIMNHNYFVSRALDNKIGGFIIAEVAKMIIENGIDLKFGLYIVNSVQEEVGLKGAKMISKTIQPNVVIVTDVTHDTYGPMIDKKIQGDVKCGLGPVIGYAPSIHKNVRELIISTAKNRKIHFQRLVSSRYTGTDTDAFAYSNKGVLSGLISIPLKYMHTTVEMVHKKDVEQAVLLIFETLQTINNNKSIFH; translated from the coding sequence ATGAATAATTATTTATATTCAATTAATAGTGATTCTATTAAATTTCTTGAAAAATATTTAAATGAATTTTCTCCAACAGGAGATGAGAGTGAAGGACAAAAAATATGGATCAATCATATTAGTTCTTATGTAGAAAAAATTCAAACCGATTTATATGGGACAGCAGTAGGAATTATTAATCCTAATTCTCCATATAAATTAATTATTGAAGCTCATGTTGATGAAATATCATGGTGCGTTAATTATATCACAGAAGAAGGAATCATATATGTCTCTCGTAATGGAGGATCCGATCACCAAATTGCTCCATCAAAAATAGTAATTATTCATACGGAAAAAGGATTAGTTCATGGAGTATTTGGATGGCCTGCTATTCATACAAGAAAATCTTCAGAAGAAAAATCTCCAAATATAGATAATATATTTGTAGATATTGGGGTTTCCAATAAAGCGGAAGCAATGAATATGGGGGTTCATGTAGGTTGTATAATAACTTATCCTGATAAGTTTTTTATTATGAATCACAATTATTTTGTATCTAGAGCATTAGATAATAAAATAGGAGGTTTTATTATAGCAGAAGTAGCAAAAATGATAATAGAAAATGGGATTGATTTAAAATTTGGATTATATATAGTAAATTCAGTTCAAGAAGAAGTGGGATTAAAAGGAGCTAAAATGATATCTAAAACTATACAACCTAATGTAGTTATTGTAACAGATGTAACTCATGATACTTATGGTCCTATGATTGATAAAAAAATACAAGGGGATGTTAAATGCGGATTAGGTCCTGTCATTGGATATGCTCCTTCAATACATAAAAATGTTAGAGAATTAATTATTTCTACTGCCAAAAATAGAAAAATACATTTTCAACGTTTAGTATCATCTAGATATACAGGAACAGATACAGATGCTTTTGCTTATTCCAATAAGGGGGTATTATCTGGTTTAATTTCTATCCCTCTTAAATATATGCATACCACAGTAGAAATGGTTCATAAAAAAGATGTAGAACAAGCTGTATTATTAATTTTTGAAACTTTACAAACAATTAATAATAATAAATCAATTTTTCATTGA
- the dapF gene encoding diaminopimelate epimerase, producing MELKFYKYQGTGNDFILIDSRQQNIEDPFLFNKLCDRHFGIGADGIVLIQNDNDDEYKSDFYMKYYNSDGKESTMCGNGGRCAISFANQLGIYKKNKIHFRAIDGYHDGFIIRNNNKDLISINLLNVNKNTIKLHSKYVFLNTGSPHHILFVEDIKEKNVYKEGKKIRFKNPYLEKGVNVNFVKILENNTLQVRTYERGVEDETLSCGTGVVASVIASCETNKIKVGEILVQTLGGKLWVTLTKTKNEYKNITLTGNVKFIFKGSILV from the coding sequence ATGGAATTGAAATTTTATAAATATCAAGGTACGGGAAATGATTTTATACTTATAGATTCTAGACAACAAAATATAGAAGATCCTTTTTTATTCAATAAATTGTGTGATAGACATTTTGGGATTGGGGCGGATGGAATTGTTTTGATTCAAAATGATAATGATGATGAATATAAAAGTGATTTTTATATGAAATATTATAATTCAGATGGGAAAGAAAGTACGATGTGTGGAAATGGGGGAAGATGTGCTATTTCTTTTGCTAATCAATTAGGAATATATAAAAAAAATAAAATTCATTTTCGAGCTATAGATGGGTATCATGATGGTTTTATTATAAGGAATAATAATAAGGATTTAATTTCTATCAATTTACTTAATGTAAATAAAAACACAATAAAACTTCATTCAAAATACGTTTTTTTAAATACAGGATCTCCACATCATATTCTTTTTGTGGAAGATATAAAAGAAAAAAATGTGTATAAAGAAGGAAAGAAAATCAGATTTAAAAATCCTTATTTAGAAAAAGGAGTCAATGTTAATTTTGTTAAAATACTTGAAAATAATACGCTACAAGTACGTACTTATGAAAGAGGAGTAGAAGACGAAACTTTATCTTGTGGAACTGGAGTCGTTGCCTCTGTTATTGCTTCATGTGAAACAAATAAAATAAAAGTTGGAGAAATTTTAGTTCAAACTCTTGGAGGTAAATTATGGGTTACATTGACAAAAACAAAAAATGAATATAAAAATATTACCTTAACCGGAAATGTTAAATTTATATTTAAAGGATCCATTCTTGTTTAG